The Scleropages formosus chromosome 11, fSclFor1.1, whole genome shotgun sequence genome window below encodes:
- the usp8 gene encoding ubiquitin carboxyl-terminal hydrolase 8 isoform X3 translates to MPAVTAGVKELYLSTSLGELNKKAEIKPDKISTRSYVQSACKIFKAAEECRLDRDEEKAYVLYMKYLTVYDLIKIRPDFKQQQEYFLSLLGPTNFRKAIEEAEKLSESLKLRYEEAEVRKKLEERDRAEEQKKKDDKSEKDVKMSSLNKVAEPWNDNKKNTGEQRDLKNDIVKGVPPGGVTAKKLFQMMKDQSMSIIVMDARSTRDFEESQIQVPAQNCISVPEEAVKPGITVDQIEINLPEKSKEQWGRRGFADYIVLLDWFSSVTDLRLGTTLQSLKDALYKWDSKTILRSEPLVLEGGYENWLLFYPMYTSNAKVKPPRPETISMIPRINFSYPSLEEPKQPPPPEPEPEMTPVPGPPVQVNGKAGGEKTQQQDAKQKEEHPEVPKAPTASSPAQVVQTNQVPDSQPAGLAKAIPQIDRTKKPSVKLPDGVRPNNEAPAKNHQPVQNSPVIPDRSIKPSFSPKDSLTEEERSRIHAEASLVMEKAKREQEQRRRERERQAREEEERMKEEQEQRVKEEREQQEQHAKEEQEHQEQQAKEERERQEKEKQEEMKRLNEKEAEKEEQDHKHGEEKEQGRLKDQNVVSVKNVEDSSMPSSNKHDPVTRARNGEIGRSVPGLPQGWMKFLDTVTGTYRYYHSPTNTVHLYPPEVSVAQTPPATPPTPKQKQVTTDADREHSKLKRSYSSPDLAQDLKEEGQKKPTSTPTINRETKPVSTTAYAKAETMRPSAAQIRNLCPVFGGLGPFLTGLRNLGNTCYMNSILQCLCNTPALAEYFIKNFYQEDINRANILGHKGEVAEEFGVIIKALWSGQYKCITPRDFKTTICKINDQFVGCEQQDSQELLLFLMDGLHEDLNKRADNRKRCKEEPNDHLDDNKAAELAWSKHKLLNESIIVALFQGQFKSTVQCLKCYQKSRTFETFMYLSLPLASSNRCSLQDCLKLFSKEEKLTDNNRVFCRHCKTHRDSTKKLEIWKVPPILLVHLKRFSYEGRWKQKLQTSVDFPLEHLDLSQYVIGPKNSLKKYSLYGVSNHYGSLDGGHYTAYCKNAAKQRWYKFDDHEVTEISTSSVKSSAAYILFYSSI, encoded by the exons GAATATTTCCTTTCTTTGCTTGGCCCAACCAACTTCAGAAAAGCCATAGAAGAAGCAGAAAAGCTCTCTGAGAGCCTTAAGCTCAg GTATGAGGAAGCAGAGGTACGCAAAAAATTGGAGGAAAGGGATAGAGCGgaggagcagaagaagaaggatGACAAATCAGAGAAGGATGTGAAGATGAGCTCTTTAAATAAGGTTGCAGAACCCTGGAACGATAATAAGAAG AATACAGGAGAGCAGAGGGACTTGAAGAATGACATTGTGAAAG GTGTCCCCCCAGGTGGGGTCACTGCCAAGAAGCTCTTTCAGATGATGAAAGACCAGAGCATGAGCATCATTGTTATGGATGCCAGGAGCACTAGGGACTTTGAAGAGTCTCAAATCCAAGTGCCAGCTCAAAACTGCATCTCTGTTCCAGAGGAGGCTGTCAAGCCTGG aatcaCTGTGGATCAGATCGAAATCAATCTCCCAGAAAAGTCCAAAGAGCAGTGGGGCCGACGGGGTTTTGCAGATTATATTGTCCTGTTGGACTGGTTCAGTTCTGTGACAGACCTCAGGCTGGGCACAACTCTACAAAGTTTGAAGGATGCCCTCTATAAG TGGGACAGCAAGACCATTCTCCGCAGTGAGCCGCTGGTACTGGAAGGCGGATATGAGAACTGGCTACTGTTTTATCCAATGTACACCTCTAATGCCAAAGTTAAGCCACCAAGGCCAGAGACCATCAGTATGATCCCAAGAA TTAACTTCAGCTACCCGTCACTTGAAGAACCCAAACAGCCACCGCCTCCAGAGCCAGAGCCTGAAATGACACCAGTGCCTGGGCCCCCTGTGCAAGTGAATGGAAAAGCAGGTGGGGAGAAAACTCAACAGCAGGATGCTAAACAGAAGGAGGAACATCCAGAGGTACCTAAAGCTCCAACTGCTTCATCTCCAGCTCAGGTTGTCCAGACAAATCAGGTCCCAGACAGCCAGCCTGCAGGTCTGGCTAAGGCTATTCCACAG ATTGATCGCACCAAGAAGCCCTCTGTCAAACTACCTGATGGTGTGAGACCAAACAATGAGGCCCCAGCCAAGAACCATCAACCGGTGCAGAACAGCCCAGTCATTCCAGACCGCTCCATCAAGCCCTCCTTCAGTCCAAAGGATTCcttgacagaggaggagaggagccgCATTCATGCAGAAGCTTCTCTCGTAATGGAGAAGGCCAAGCGAGAGCAGGAGCAACGGAGGAGGGAGCGTGAGCGACAGgcgcgggaggaggaggagcgtaTGAAGGAGGAGCAAGAACAGCGTGTCAAAGAGGAGCGAGAGCAGCAGGAACAGCATGCCAAAGAGGAGCAAGAGCATCAGGAGCAGCAAGCTAAGGAGGAGCGAGAGCGCCAAgagaaggagaaacaggaagaGATGAAAAGGCTGAATGAAAAAGAGGCAGagaaggaagagcaggaccacaAACATGGGGAGGAGAAAGAGCAAGGAAGACTCAAGGACCAAAACGTTGTGTCGGTGAAGAACGTGGAAGACTCTTCTATGCCCAGCAGCAACAAG CATGACCCAGTGACCAGGGCAAGAAATGGAGAGATAGGAAGGTCAGTCCCAGGTTTGCCTCAAGGGTGGATGAAG TTTCTGGACACTGTGACAGGGACATACCGTTATTACCACTCTCCTACCAACACTGTACACCTGTACCCCCCGGAGGTGAGCGTGGCCCAGACCCCTCCTGCCACGCCTCCAACACCCAAACAGAAGCAGGTGACAACAGATGCTGACAGGGAGCACTCCAAGCTCAAGCGATCCTACTCCTCCCCAGACCTTGCTCAGGACCTGAAGGAGGAGGGTCAGAAGAAGCCTACTTCCACACCCACCATCAACAGAGAAACTAA gCCAGTCAGCACCACTGCTTATGCTAAAGCTGAGACTATGAGACCATCTGCAGCACAGATTCGTAATCTCTGTCCTGTGTTTGGCGGGCTTGGACCCTTTCTGACTGGGCTACGcaacctgggcaacacctgtTACATGAACTCCATCCTGCAGTGCTTGTGCAACACCCCAGCGCTAGCTGAGTACTTCATCAAAAACTTCTACCAGGAGGATATAAACAG AGCCAACATCCTGGGGCACAAGGGTGAGGTGGCGGAGGAGTTTGGTGTGATCATCAAGGCACTATGGTCTGGCCAGTACAAGTGCATCACCCCTCGGGACTTTAAAACCACCATCTGCAAAATCAACGATCAGTTTGTAGGCTGTGAGCAGCAGGACTCccaggagctgctgctcttccttaTGGATGGCCTGCATGAGGACCTCAACAAA AGA GCTGACAACCGTAAACGATGCAAAGAGGAACCAAACGATCATCTGGATGATAACAAAGCAGCAGAACTGGCCTGGAGCAAGCACAAACTTCTCAATGAATCCATAATCGTAGCACTGTTCCAGGGTCAGTTCAAGTCCACAGTGCAGTGCCTGAAGTGTTACCAGAAATCCCGTACCTTCGAGACCTTCATGTACTTGTCCCTGCCCCTCGCATCCTCCAACAGGTGCTCACTGCAG GACTGCCTGAAATTGTTCTCCAAAGAAGAGAAACTGACCGATAACAACAGAGTTTTTTGCAGACACTGTAAAACCCACAGAGATTCTACCAAAAAGCTGGAGATCTGGAAAGTTCCACCAATTCTGCTGGTACATTTAAAACG ATTCTCTTATGAGGGAAGGTGGAAGCAGAAACTGCAGACATCTGTTGACTTTCCCCTTGAACATCTGGACCTGTCACAGTATGTTATTGGCCCAAAAAACAGCTTGAAAAAATACAGCCTCTATGGAGTATCA AACCACTACGGAAGTCTTGATGGTGGACACTACACTGCCTACTGTAAGAACGCCGCAAAGCAGCGCTGGTACAAGTTTGATGACCACGAGGTGACCGAAATCTCCACATCCTCAGTCAAGTCTTCAGCTGCCTACATACTCTTCTATTCATCTATATAG